A region of the Romboutsia hominis genome:
TGTAATACCAGCAGGACCAGAACCTACAACAGCAACTTTAACACCATTTTGTTTTGGTTTTTTTAGAGTTATATCTTCTAAATATTCGCTAGATATTTCATGTTCAATATCATGAAAACGTACAGGTTCACCTTTTATGCCTTTTATACAATTACCTCTACATTGGTTTTCATGTGGACATACTATGGCACATATTGCTGATAAAGGATTATTTTCAAATAGTATTTTACCAGCTTCTTTTATTTTACCATCCTTGTATAGCTCAATAATTTGAGGGATTGGAGTATTTATAGGACAATTATTTTGACATCTTGCATTTTTACAATTAATACATTTGTTGGCTTCATTTAAGTTTTTAAGCATTATATTACCACCCTTTATTATATTATGATATAAAATATGATGTACTAAATTATATTAAAGGTATATTATATATAAATATAAAGTACACTAATTAACTCGAAATAAGTTATATTATGTTATATTATAACAGAAAAAAGGATAATTATATACAGAAATTATTACATGATACCCAAAAATCTGTGTTAAATAATTAATTAATAAAATTATAGAATTAGTTTACTAATAACGTATATTTTAGTAATATATTATAAGGCATAATACATATAATATCGACAATTTTAGGGAGGAAAAGTGTTGTTAAAGAAATTTATAAATAAGGTAAAACATTTAGTAGAACAAAATAAAGATAACTCAAAAATACATAAAAAAGATAAAGTAGTATATAAAGAAGAGATTGTAAAACCAGATAAAAATAATAAAATAAGTGAAATAAAAGAAGTTAAAAAAGATGGAATACATAATGAAGATAGGACTTATAATGAAAGTAAAGAACATAAAAAAGAAAAAATTGAAAATAAAAGTATAGAAATTGTTAGTGAAGACGATAAATGTTATATAAAAGATATAAAAATAAAAAGAGGTATGTCTATTAAAGCTATAGATGTATATACAAAAGAAGAGAGAGTTTTTAAGACACATAAAGAGTGTGCTAAAAATCTAGGAATTCCTATTGAGTATATAAAGGAAAACCTAAAGTATGGATATACTGATTATCTAGGAGGAGCTATAAAGTATTTAAGTAAAGAGTTAAATCTTGAAAAAGAGTATGAAAGTTATTTGGATAGTAATAAAAAGCCCTCTCAGATTTTAACGATATTAAATAATAAAATATTTACTTCAAAAATATCAAAGGAAAAAAGAGAAGAAATATTATGTAGTGATAAATTAGACCCTGTGAAAATGCACTATATATTTGAGTGTATAGATGAAGAGTATGATGAGTATTTTAATAAATATAAATCAATAATTAAAAGAGGGGGGAAAAAGAAAGTAGAACTTATAGACACAAAAGGAGAAGTAATAGAGATATTTAAGTCTTTAGATGAATGTGCGAATCATTTAAAAAAAGATAAAAAAGAAGTTGTTAAAATGCTAAAAGAAAAAAATACAAAAGTAGGTAGATATGAAATAAGATATAGTTTAAGAAATATTTAAATTCATAATAAATTCATAAGCACTTCAATTACCATTCACTTATATATACTAAAATAATTAATGACAGAAATAAGAGTATATTACTTTATTAAATTTTAATTTTATTTACATTTCAAATAATGTAAAATATAAATAGTTATAAAAAATAGGTATTAGGGAGGATGTAAATGTCTGAAGATAAGAAAATAAATAGTTTAGATGAACATGAAATTGAAAATGAAAAGGGAGAAAAAAAAGAAGTAAAGCCAGCTAAAAAAAATAAAGGAATAGTAAAAACTGCTATGATAACTTCATTAGTAGGTATATTATGCATAGGAGTAGGATTTACTACAGGAAAAAATGTTGGAAGAAAGTTACCAGCAACACACAAAAATTATAGCGATAATAAGGTAATAGCAACAATTGGAGATACTAAAATAACGGGAAAAGAACTTGAAAAAAAGATGGAACCTTTATTTTATATAAATGGTAAAACAGAAATGACGGATGAACAAATAAAAGCTTATGAAGATAGCATGATAGATTATATGACTACAACAGAAGTATTATATTTAGAAGGTAAAAAGGATGGTATAAAAGCTACACAAGAAGAAATAGATGCTGAATATAAATCTTTAATGGAAAGTATTAGTAAACAATTTGGAATATCAGAAGAAGAATATATAAATAAATTTGGAATAAGCAAGAAAGATTCTGAAAAAGATTTAGAAAAAGAAATTATAGCTACTAAATATATAAAAAAGGCTTCAGAAGTAAGTGATAAAGAAGCTAAAAACTATTATGATAAAAACAAAGATGAATTCTTAAAGGTTAGAGCATCTCACATACTTCTTAAAACTACAGATAAAGATGGAAATGATGTAAGTGAAGATGAAAAGAAAAAGATTAAAGAAGAAATAGATAAAATACTTAAAAAAGCCCAAGTTGGAGAAGATTTTGCTACATTAGCAAAAGAATACTCTGAAGATAGTAGTAAAGATAATGGAGGAGACCTTGATTTCTTTACAAAAGGTCAAATGGTTGAGCCATTTGAAAAAGAAGCATTTGCTTTAAAAGTAGGTGAAATAAGCAAAGAACCTGTAGAAACTCAATTTGGATATCACATAATAAAAAAGACTGATGAAAAGCAAGAAAACTTTGATGATATAAAAGAAGAATTAAAGTATAAGCTATCATATGAAAAACAAAGTAATGTTGTCGATAATTTAATAGAAAAGTATAATGTCCAAGTAAAAGATAGATAATATTTTGCTACAGATATAGGTATTCCTAAATCTGTAGCTTTTATTTATTGTAAAATTTTTTATTAAATTATAAAGTTATACTTAAATGCAAGAATGATTAGAGTTTAACTTTATGGATAATAATCAAATATGATAATAAAAAGTGCTTTAAAGGGATTTTAGTAAACATATGGAATTAATATAGATATTAGTACACTAAGATTTAATCATAGATAAAATGAATTGTCATAAAGGATGTGGTTAAATGAAGAAGGTTAGTAAAAATAGCAAGTGGTTATTCATATTAGTATCTTTACCTATATTAGTATTTTTGCAGTACTTTCTTTTTAAATTTGGAGTTTTAAGCCCTATTGTAAGAGGTATAGAACTTAAAGTAGTAAATGGAGATTATGTTACAGATATAGATGAATATACTATAAAATTAAATGATAAAGTTAAATTATCTAGTGGAGACTATATTTGTATACCATCTTATGC
Encoded here:
- a CDS encoding peptidylprolyl isomerase — its product is MSEDKKINSLDEHEIENEKGEKKEVKPAKKNKGIVKTAMITSLVGILCIGVGFTTGKNVGRKLPATHKNYSDNKVIATIGDTKITGKELEKKMEPLFYINGKTEMTDEQIKAYEDSMIDYMTTTEVLYLEGKKDGIKATQEEIDAEYKSLMESISKQFGISEEEYINKFGISKKDSEKDLEKEIIATKYIKKASEVSDKEAKNYYDKNKDEFLKVRASHILLKTTDKDGNDVSEDEKKKIKEEIDKILKKAQVGEDFATLAKEYSEDSSKDNGGDLDFFTKGQMVEPFEKEAFALKVGEISKEPVETQFGYHIIKKTDEKQENFDDIKEELKYKLSYEKQSNVVDNLIEKYNVQVKDR